The window GGCGAGGATATCTTCCTTCGTCGCCCTGCGCGGGTTGCCGGGGGTGCAGACGTCGGCGAAGGCTGATTCCGTGAGCGCCTCCAGGTCGGCCTCTTTCACGTTAAGCTCGGAAAGCTTTTGCGGAATGTGGACGTCCATTGAGAGCTGGCGCACAGCGTTGACGGCGGCTTTGCGGTACTCGGCGGGGCTCATCTTGTCGACTCCCGCGACGCCGAAAACTCTCGCGATCTCGCGGTATTTCTCGCCGGTATAGTCGGCGTTATATTCCATGATATAGGGCAGCAGCAGGGCGTTCGCTACACCGTGCGGCATGTCATAGAAGGCTCCGAGCGGATGGGCCATGCCGTGGACCAGGCCGAGACCGACATTTGAGTAAGCCATGCCCGTCACATACTGTCCGAGCGCCATGTTCTCCCTGGCCTGACGGCAGCCGTCGTTGACGGCGGCGCGCAGATTGTCTGCTATGAGCTGGATCGACTTAAGGCTGAACATATCCGAAAGTTCCCACGCCCCGGGCGTTATATATCCCTCTATCGCGTGGGTGAGGGCGTCCATACCGGTGGCGGCGGCAAGGCCCTTCGGCATCGAACTCATCATATCGGAGTCCACAACCGCAATCTGCGGGATGTCATGCGGATCGACACAGACAAACTTACGCCGCTTTTCCTCGTCGGTGATGACATAGTTGATCGTCGTCTCCGCGGCGGTACCGGCGGTCGTCGGCACCGCGAAGGTCGGCACCGCGGGGTGTTTCGTCGGGGCTACGCCTTCGAGCGAACGAACGTCGGCATATTCTGGGTTGTTGACGATGATACCCGTCCCCTTCGCGGTATCCATTGAGGAGCCGCCGCCGATGGCGATCATGTAGTCGGCGCCCGCGGCCTTAAAGGCGGCCACGCAGTCCTGCACGTTTTTTATCGTCGGGTTCTGCTTGAGGCTGTCGAATACC is drawn from Cloacibacillus sp. and contains these coding sequences:
- the fucO gene encoding lactaldehyde reductase; translated protein: MANRMVWNGTAYFGAGAIKNIPEEVARRGFKKALIVTDKDLIKFGVAKKVFDVLEEAGLAYAVFDSLKQNPTIKNVQDCVAAFKAAGADYMIAIGGGSSMDTAKGTGIIVNNPEYADVRSLEGVAPTKHPAVPTFAVPTTAGTAAETTINYVITDEEKRRKFVCVDPHDIPQIAVVDSDMMSSMPKGLAAATGMDALTHAIEGYITPGAWELSDMFSLKSIQLIADNLRAAVNDGCRQARENMALGQYVTGMAYSNVGLGLVHGMAHPLGAFYDMPHGVANALLLPYIMEYNADYTGEKYREIARVFGVAGVDKMSPAEYRKAAVNAVRQLSMDVHIPQKLSELNVKEADLEALTESAFADVCTPGNPRRATKEDILALYKEAF